A single genomic interval of Chloracidobacterium validum harbors:
- the panC gene encoding pantoate--beta-alanine ligase produces the protein MKIIREPHEMQQTALTLRDKAIRIGLVPTMGAFHDGHVSLMRRAKHENDVCVVSLFVNPLQFNDPADLERYPRNEAADLEIARSVGVDILFMPSVAAMYPPDAQTFVEVTRVSQPLCGGNRPGHFRGVATVVAKLLMITLPRRVYFGLKDYQQCRVVAQMARDLYFPPDLVFCPTVREADGLAMSSRNVRLSPEERRAASILPRALELAQAQFAAGETNPAAIQARVRDCLLSEPLASIEYVEVVDAQTLEPIADIVQPALVAIAARLGDTRLIDSVVLTPPQSEPEPPASEPLDISDVPHRTTGHHER, from the coding sequence ATGAAAATCATTCGTGAGCCACACGAAATGCAACAGACCGCGCTCACGCTGCGAGACAAAGCCATCCGGATCGGACTCGTGCCGACCATGGGCGCGTTCCACGACGGTCACGTTTCCCTGATGCGCCGCGCCAAGCACGAAAACGATGTGTGCGTGGTGTCGTTGTTCGTCAATCCGCTCCAGTTCAATGACCCGGCGGATTTGGAACGCTACCCACGCAACGAAGCCGCCGACCTGGAGATCGCCCGCTCCGTTGGGGTGGACATCCTTTTCATGCCGAGTGTCGCGGCCATGTATCCGCCTGACGCCCAGACCTTCGTTGAAGTCACGCGGGTTTCCCAACCGCTGTGCGGCGGCAACCGGCCCGGACACTTTCGCGGCGTGGCGACCGTCGTGGCCAAGCTCTTGATGATTACGCTGCCGCGCCGGGTGTACTTTGGGCTGAAGGACTACCAGCAGTGCCGGGTCGTGGCGCAAATGGCGCGTGACCTCTACTTTCCGCCCGACTTGGTGTTTTGCCCCACGGTTCGGGAAGCCGATGGCCTGGCGATGAGTTCACGTAACGTTCGGCTTTCCCCGGAGGAACGCCGCGCCGCCAGCATCCTGCCGCGCGCCTTGGAGCTGGCGCAGGCACAGTTCGCCGCCGGAGAAACGAACCCGGCCGCCATTCAAGCGCGTGTGCGGGACTGTCTCCTCAGCGAGCCGTTGGCTTCGATTGAATACGTCGAGGTCGTTGACGCGCAAACGCTCGAACCGATTGCCGACATCGTTCAACCGGCGCTGGTCGCCATCGCGGCCCGGCTTGGCGACACGCGCCTCATTGACAGCGTCGTACTGACCCCGCCCCAATCGGAGCCCGAACCGCCCGCGTCCGAGCCACTCGATATTTCGGATGTGCCACATCGAACCACCGGCCA
- a CDS encoding LITAF-like zinc ribbon domain-containing protein, which produces MIVCVNCGQMNETAASRCLRCGASIFELPSYLNPSDARPVSPPPTDPPTRIQVPPPSQVAPAAPPPAHTPQPTDPLSQPFQATPPVVLQPMLIVPTVGVGGSVICPHCQTNSPPHMRSRVAPGGWITMAILLLLCWPLFWIGLLVREDYLRCSNCGKRLT; this is translated from the coding sequence ATGATTGTTTGTGTCAACTGCGGGCAGATGAACGAAACGGCGGCCAGTCGCTGCCTGCGCTGCGGAGCATCCATTTTTGAGCTTCCGAGTTACCTCAACCCGTCAGATGCACGGCCGGTCAGCCCGCCGCCAACTGATCCGCCGACGCGCATTCAAGTGCCCCCTCCTTCCCAGGTAGCGCCCGCCGCGCCACCGCCGGCACACACTCCACAACCGACTGACCCGCTATCCCAGCCCTTCCAGGCCACTCCGCCGGTAGTGCTACAACCTATGTTGATTGTCCCCACAGTGGGGGTCGGCGGCAGCGTCATCTGCCCCCATTGCCAGACAAACTCACCGCCGCACATGCGAAGCCGGGTGGCTCCTGGTGGCTGGATCACTATGGCGATTCTGTTGCTGCTTTGCTGGCCGCTGTTTTGGATTGGACTACTGGTTCGTGAGGACTACTTGCGGTGCAGCAATTGCGGCAAACGCTTGACATAG
- a CDS encoding DUF58 domain-containing protein: protein MLHRLRDRLATPSFRAELKQAAVAFVITSLLFGGSFLSLFLAFTAQFLWVYEIAQALFIASLVLALLGGLYIVPKLARRVRMELSRLDISYAPTQETAFFVLITVIVALSAFNTGNNLLYLIFAVLISVIVASGIVSESMLRGLSVGLRFPEHIYAGQATLLDVSVANEKYLVPSMSLTVGMRLTQKAGAPVAATDKRGQRRWWGKPKAAPSKLDNLAHFVIAGPRAKVRQTVEHTFPARGQYDIVGFTITTKFPFGFLQKTRRFAASGVITVYPAVDAAVPLPAGLSDALGARETNQRGLGADLYAIRQYRDGDRRRDIDWKATAKTRKLMVRDRMREDDRRVTIRFDPCPGRELTADDRAAFEAGVAQAASLVTRLAKSGTLVRLVTPNATTEFGNTPRHTHDMLRLLAVIEPGDGVADGKEAPERRRRMVREASPEVVFAWNGQPASGAVVAKISFDELRTASTAS from the coding sequence ATGTTGCACCGACTTCGTGACCGTCTTGCTACGCCAAGCTTTCGCGCCGAACTCAAGCAGGCGGCGGTTGCCTTTGTCATCACCAGCCTGCTGTTCGGCGGTTCGTTCCTGTCGTTGTTTCTGGCCTTCACGGCTCAGTTCCTCTGGGTTTACGAAATCGCGCAGGCACTTTTCATTGCGTCGCTGGTGTTGGCGCTGCTCGGCGGACTCTACATCGTTCCAAAGCTTGCCCGCCGCGTACGCATGGAACTATCCCGGCTGGACATTAGCTACGCCCCAACCCAGGAGACGGCATTTTTCGTCCTGATTACGGTCATCGTGGCGCTGTCGGCCTTCAACACCGGCAACAACCTGCTCTATCTGATCTTTGCCGTGCTCATCAGCGTCATTGTTGCTTCGGGCATTGTCTCTGAAAGCATGCTGCGCGGCCTGAGCGTCGGATTGCGCTTCCCGGAGCATATCTACGCCGGACAGGCAACGTTGCTCGATGTGAGCGTGGCCAATGAAAAGTACCTCGTGCCTTCGATGTCACTGACGGTCGGCATGCGCCTGACGCAAAAAGCCGGCGCGCCAGTCGCCGCGACGGACAAGCGCGGGCAGCGCCGGTGGTGGGGCAAACCCAAGGCCGCGCCAAGCAAGCTGGACAACCTCGCGCACTTTGTCATTGCCGGGCCGCGGGCGAAGGTCCGGCAGACCGTTGAGCATACTTTTCCGGCGCGTGGACAGTACGATATTGTCGGCTTTACCATCACGACGAAGTTCCCGTTTGGTTTCCTGCAAAAGACGCGCCGCTTCGCGGCGTCGGGCGTCATTACGGTCTATCCAGCCGTGGACGCCGCCGTTCCGCTGCCGGCTGGACTCTCCGACGCGCTTGGCGCGCGCGAGACGAACCAGCGGGGACTGGGCGCTGACCTGTACGCCATTCGGCAGTACCGCGATGGCGACCGGCGGCGTGACATTGACTGGAAAGCCACGGCGAAGACCCGCAAGCTGATGGTGCGGGACCGCATGCGCGAAGATGACCGGCGCGTGACGATTCGGTTTGATCCGTGTCCGGGGCGGGAGCTTACTGCCGATGACCGCGCGGCGTTTGAAGCCGGGGTCGCGCAGGCAGCGTCACTGGTTACCCGGCTGGCGAAGTCCGGGACACTGGTGCGCCTCGTGACGCCCAACGCGACCACGGAGTTTGGCAATACGCCGCGTCACACCCACGACATGCTGCGTCTGCTGGCCGTCATTGAGCCAGGCGATGGGGTGGCGGATGGCAAGGAAGCACCGGAGCGACGACGGCGGATGGTGCGCGAGGCGTCTCCCGAAGTTGTCTTCGCCTGGAATGGACAACCCGCCTCCGGCGCTGTCGTCGCAAAGATTTCGTTTGATGAACTGCGGACGGCATCCACCGCATCGTGA